The Punica granatum isolate Tunisia-2019 chromosome 4, ASM765513v2, whole genome shotgun sequence sequence ACTTTCATATCATTGCATGCTTAACTCAGCTATTATTCcacaaaatatgaaaaatcaagtAAAAACTAAAACAAAAAGAACGTAGAAAACTAGTTGAAAGGTCCAGCTTTTATATCATTGTAAAATGTATATCTTTGTTTATTAACTGGCAAAAGAAGATAAACATTTATTGATGGTCACCAAACAGATGCATTTCTATTGGTGCAAACATCAAATACAGGATGGTGGACTATACCTGGGAGCATTTTTTAGTATTTCAAACTCTTCTTCAGTTGGCAGAGGACGTCCAAAAACATCCTTAGGCCTCGGCTTCTTCTTTACCTCGGCTGGTTGATTTGCAGTAATAGATTCAGGTGCCCTATCAATAGTAGAAGACTTTCTGTATTATTTACATGGGGAGAGATGTAATCAAGAAAAAATGCTGCTCAACCGCCAATTAAATGAAAACTTGAAAGAAGACGGTCCCAgccaaaaaagtaaatgcaagaaGTAAGGTTTACTTTGAACTGGAGGGTTCATTTTGGGATGGGTTTCCCTGCTCCTGCTTTTTCCTCTCATCAGCAATCTCCGCAGCCCTGGCACTCTCAGGGTTATAACCGGGTGGGCGAACATACATAAAGCTAACAGCTTTCATCATCTCTACCTGCAAGAACACGACAGGTATAACGCACCAAGTGGAGAAAACTCAGTTATGCATTACATAGTAGAACTACTAGCAGCACTTGGACTTGAATTCGATCAATGATTTGTTCCCTTCTCGAAGTAAACTCTTGCAAATAAGAAATTACAAACACTTAACACTTTATACCGAACTTCAGCATCCTGAAGGAATTTCTTCCCTATCTATTCTGGTCCAGTCAATGTAGTCAAGATAGGATAGAATacccaatgaaataaaaaagaaaaaaaatcctaacACTTCACCGGAATGCTCGGCTCAGATAAAAATCACCACACTTCTCTTGACTCAATAGCAAATAACAGAAGAAGAGACTTCGTCATAGAATGAAGCTGCTGCAGCTTTATGTTCGTCGAGCAAAATCCTCACTAGTTTGACTAGCTCCAAATCCGAGAGTAACTGGAAAACATATCAAATCTCTGCAATAGAGACCAAAGGTCAAGTGTTTtaccttctccttctccttcttggaGACGAGAGCGCTCTGACGGAAAAACTCCTGTTCTTGCGCATACTGCAGAGGCACCAAAACGAAGACGATGAGCTAACTAACCCCGTAATTTCGGAAATTTTAGGGCAAACACGGAAAGACCGAGAAGGGATGGGAATCAGAAAAGGCGAAACCTCCCGAGCGATTTCTTCGGCACGGCGATCGCGCTGGGCGTGCAGCTGCTCGGCTATCCACTTGCGGCGCTGATTGGGGTAAGAGAGAGGGTGCCATGGCTTCTGGTTGAGGTATGAGTGGCTCCAGGCGGTGCCGGACTTGGTCTTGTAATCGACCTCCCCGCTGCCGTTCTTGTCGGAGAAACGCTTGCTCAGCCTTAGcccttctccttcctctccATCCATCGCTCCTCCCTCTGGACCAATCGATGGCTGGTCAGGGTATTGATTTCAGCTTCCTGCTCCGTCCGCAACTCTTCCTTCCTCTCTGGTCTCCTCCAACGGTACGTGCTGGGTGCGGGTGGATGGTTCTTTTCTTGTCGAGCAGCAGGGTCGAGTCTATAGTAGCGATCGGCTCGGATCGGTACGGCTTCCCCGACGTTGCAGCCGGTTTGGTTTTGCAATCAagataactttaactcaacagtgcaaaataaaaatcaataaaatcataataattattttgtcgAGTTGCTATTTCCCCCATTAAATTGAGCCATTTTTTTTCGAATGGATCTGTTATCTGGAAGTCCAATTGAACttcaactaattcagtcgagttGACCTATCAAGGGTAATGCTATCTCAACGTTAATTAATCAccttaaatatatttttcttcttaatcTATATTCATTTGCAATTAGTCTATCCCACTTTACGAAAAGCCCCTATATATGGTTCTGATCATTCCCAataatttacctttttttatCCTATAGTAATTATATATTCACTCCTTAGATTATAAGGACATAGTACTTTCACccctaaattatttttttgggcacTTTTACCTCCTTAATTATAGTGCAGGATCGGCAAAAGCAATACTATGGCGTGGGAAAATGTACCTACACAACTTTGAGGAAGGGGTCTTAGTGTAGTGATACAAGGCTCCGCTCGGAATTAAAAAAGTCTTGCATTCGATCCTCACCAGGGACTTATGTGCCcctttttttggttttattttccttatactAGGTATATGTGCCTCACTTATTACCCAAAGAAAAATGTACCGACACAACTTGCATCAAAATGAAAGGACGAAACACACATAGAAAGCTGTAGGTGGAAAGTTCATAGGAAATCCTACTTCTATGTGATAGGAAGTTGTAGCCCATGAATTTCTAGGGTTAATGCAAGTGGATAAAATGCGTGTATATTTTGTGAGTAGTTCTCGAGAATTGGAGCATCAAATCTCCCCTTACACACGTAGTCTTTGTGAGACCACCCACACACATGCTTACACTTAGATTTATGAAGTGTTCATGGGATAGGGAGAACAAACttatcatcgaaaaaaaaaaaaaaaataaagggttGTAGCCCATGGCAAGGAAACATCGATAAGCACAATATAAGTACCATATCTAAGCCTTTTAAGCTTGAAATCAACTAGTTTTGACGAGGATAGCCTGCTACCTTCGTCGTATGAAGACCATAATTCAATGGTAATTACTTGAACGGGGAAACACGTGGCGTAACTTTCGAGTCTTATTGATGCATTATACCAAGGGAGTAACAATGGAATTgctaaataaacaaaatatatcTTGCTTGTGCATGTCTCATTAACCAGATGCATCATCATGGATCGTCTTGCACTCGCTAATAGCCATAGTGAATCCCTTCCAAACGCAAGTGGCAATCGAGTGACCAAAGCACCTTAGTGTGCAAGGCCGGTTGGGCTCATCGTCAGCGTCCTTCAAGATTGTGTACACCACTGCACCTGTGAGAGCCCCCAACATAGGTGCAACCATGTATATCCCTAAGCTTGTGTAATGCCCTGTGGCCATTGCAGGGCCAAGGGTCCTCGCAAGGTTCATTAATGCACCCATATACGACCTACAAATTCAATCAACGAACGCCAGAGTCGGTACAAGGAACGCAATGGAatgaaaagtaattaattctATACAAATACAATGCTAATGGTATTGAATGGAAAGATTTATTTCTTGGGTTggtattaaatatattacgtatttaaaattataagggAAGACTATTTATCTTCTTGGTTCTCAAGTAAGAGTATATGTCATTGGTAAAGGTATGCATGGGTATGAAATAGAATCGGAATCGGTTGGAACCTACCATAACAGGTAAATTTTGGGTAATACTTGTTAAGAAAATGATAGGATCCGGATAGGAAAATTGAGAATCAGTGAAATCCAGTTCTGATTCCAGCTTATAAGGTACTCAGAACCTAAACCGAAATCTAGAACCAAATTGTTCTCTATATATGTTACTATATTacgtatgtgtatatatatatatatatatgttatgacTGAAAAAGGCAAATATTACTGAGGAAAACAAAcctaccaaaagaaaaaatgcaaaattgtatcattaaaaaaagaaggaaaaaatatatgacataggagaaaatttaaaatgatcaTATCTCAAATGACGTGGTGATGAAGAACcaataaaaattttttaatgaagaataattatgGAAATTATCCGAGTGATTAGTACCAAATTCCTAgtttcatgcaatttaattggtgTTTCCCCACGCCACATGACAAGGTAGAATCACCTAATAACTTCTCATGACATAGTAACCTTTTgcttttatatcaattttatcacaaccTTTAACAATTGCACTATATAACACATCATTTAAGGTGTAGTATCAATCATAATACAATCTTTgcttttatattaattttatcataacCTCAGCACATCGTTTAGAGTATAGTATCAATTATGGCATGCATGACGtcaaatttttcttaaaaattaaatggaatACTGATATGGCGTATTTGTGGATGAATAGTGGGTATAGACTCTTGCCACACATGAAATTACCCATATTCCGACATATCCGGCGCCCTTTTACCCACTCGACTCCCTCACCATCATTAGCCCAATCCTATTCCCGTCCTTCTACACATCTCATGCATCACTGCAGCCCCAAATTTCTCTTAAGTTTAGCCTTTTGCCCTTTCTTCCCCCTCTTCACCCACGAGCTTGTCAATATCTCTCTCTTCACACTTCTACCTCGTTTGTTCCCatagaagaaaacaaattaatgttTGCATTTTATTTGACAAGTATGAGCTTTCCTTTTTTCTCCCTAACAATTTTTCATCCATTATTCACTATATAAACTGCAATAAGTTCAGTATGtgattttttcattttattgatGGTGTTGTTGTTTTTCAGAAAGAGTAATTCCGTATGTAAAGAGCCGGGAATGAGATTCGAGTATTGACAATGAAGGAGTCGGGTGGATAAAAGGACACCGGACGGGTTAGAATATGAGTTATTCCGAATGTGTTAAGACTCTAGACCCACTATTCATCGACACATGCCACACGTCAGttttccatttaatttttacgTCCTTAGACATCTCTTCCATGTGAGGAATATTCAACTTCCAGATAGAGAGCTCACGTCCATATCTTCCATGCAATCCGCTGCAATGAAGTAGAAATAAGATATTTCCAAATTATGATGCACACTACCATCCTCTCCGCTTCGTGCAATATTTGGACGCAATTTATGATGATCTCTCGCATGGAAATTACTTATGGCACACTTAATCTGCGTACGTGCCCAATATCTCTTCCACATTCGTTCTTGCCAAGTTTGGAAGAGTCCGCAATTTTCCTCTATGAGCTGCCAACCCATTTCACATCGGTCCGAGTCAGGTGTTGCCGAGACTTTGGATCGGTTTTATCAAGGGTTTCGATCATGGGCCACTCCTAGTTGGGCCGGTCTCCTGGGCTTTATACGTCTAAGCCTCATTTATcgcgaagtgcggaaaatgaatgaaaataaaatctagCAATAAACTGAGAACCGAGGCTTCTCTCGTACTGCGGTTTGGAATTGTTCCAACCGATACGATGATTGTTCAACACAGACCATTGGCAAcaataaaatgagaaaatacCTCTCAGACATTCTTTCCACAAAATAAACTCAAATTAAATGTCATGTAATCACAGACAACCTCAGATCATACCAGAGGtccataaaaaagaaacataaattaaatacaaaaataaaaaaaaattcaaataatcgGGTTGCACATAGGTATAGTTTCACCACACAGTATGGATCATGTACTTTTTGTTGGCTCAGCCAGTATCAATCATATACACTCAATACTATGTCCTAGAAATACATAAATGGATGATTTACAAAGCCACATTTGTAAGCGACGAGCACGCTAGATAAGTTATTTTGGACAATAAATGGCCATATTTGATGGAGTTTTCCCAAGGCACTCCGGTGAAGACCTGCATAAGGCGACGGatgaggagatcttctcgTTCATAATCTGAAGCACGCGGCCAGCAGAAGGCCTGAGCACAGGCGACTGGTTGAGACAAAGCTTAGCGATACTAAGCATTTCCCTCGCCTCCTCCACGTCGAACTCCCCTGAGAGCTTTGGGTCCACCATCTCCATCACCTCCTCTGCTGTTCGGCGAGCCAGGTCCTCGAGCACTGGAGCCGCGATTGCAGCCAGAACCTGGCCCCTGTCTGTGCAGAACGCCTCCATCCCCATCACCATTTCCAGCACTATCACACCGAAGCTGTACATGTCATTCTTCTTCGATGCGACCCCCGTCCTCAGGTACTGCGGGTCCACATACCCTGGAGACCCCATCATCACGTGCTTTGACCTCGGAGATGGCAGCACCATCGAGGAGAAGCCCAGCTTGGCGAACCCAAAGTCACAGAGTTGGCAGTTGAGGGCGTCATCGAGGAGGATGTTTGAGGACTTGAGGTCCCCGTGGACGACGTGAAGGGCACACTTTTCGTGGAGATACTCCAGGGCCTGGGCCAGTTGGAAGGCTATCCGAATACGGGCCCTCCATGGAAGAGCCGGATGCTGGCTGTGGAGTTTCTCCTGGAGGTTCCCGTTGGAGACGTATTCGAATACAAGCGCCCCGGATTCTGGGTCATCACAATACCCTAGAAAGCCGACTATGTTCTCGTGGTGGAGACGGAGCAAGATGTCCAGCTCTTGCTTGAACGCGAGGTGGATCCGCTCGCTGCCGTAGTGGACTTTGACAGCCGCCAGTCTAGCAGCCGGACCAACGCCACCAGAGAGCCGGCCAAGGTAAACGGTGCTGAACCCTCCGCACCCTATTACCGTGGCAAAGTTCTCCGTGAGCGCCTCTATGTCCGCCCAGCTGTACCTCTTCACCAACTGCAGACTCAACTCGCAGCCACGGCCCGAGCAGCTCTCACAGTCATTGTCTGCAGCGTCACCCCTAGTCGACATGCCACACCGTGCAGCGAGCTTTGACCGGAGATACCTGAGGAAACGCCTCATCTCACAGGAAACTTGGGAAGACAGCAGAGAGGTTGTAAAGAGAGTTATGAGGTCTTATTTTGTAGGATAAAGAGTGGCTGTCACGTCCTTGTTCTGCTCTAAATTGAACCACTCGGAGGGGCTTTGTGTGTGTATTGTATATATACAGAGTAAGTTTGATTAGTACTAAAACAATGTTGTCATCAAAAGATTATTGTATTttcctaccgaaaaaaaaaattattgtatttGTTAGTATATGTTGTTGGCATGTCAGTACAGTTAAGCTTATAGGAGTGGTTGCGGGCTGAGGAAGCTGCTGGGGAAGGTGAGTCTGACTTGTGTGTTTTCAAGACATGAGTTCTCATAATGGATAAGAAAATGTATTTAAGAAATTGGATGGAAGCATAGATGACACCGCAACCCGCAGACAGTTCAGAGATCTACAAGAGATACGTATTGGTTGGTTTTGGGTTTGATTGTTTGGGCAAAATGATTTTTATCGGAAAAATGTTGGACTGAAATCGATCGACTCAATTAGTGCTAGCGTATAACAATTTAGTGTCATTTCGACTGAGACAATGATGGTTTGATACGAATCATTAGCAATAACACATGGTTCATCCCCAATTGTACTGTTTCCAAATGGTAAGCTGTCTTCTGGGTGGTGTTACGATATTTAGTAAGATATGTGGTTCGGTTAATTTAGCTGCCACTGGATTGTACGTGGCTCGTCATTGTGGAACGAAAGCATAGACACGCTTGGAGGGTGTGGTTAATATGCAGTCGAGGTTCCCGTGGGCTAGCAGACAATCAATGCAAAGTAATAACCTCAATTATTCAGTATATCGAATTTGTTCGATTGATTGGGAAATTTCTCTTTGATATTTCGCcgcctaccaaaaaaaaaaaaaaaggtggttGATGAAACCTAAGTAGGAACTGCAAAGGTTCATCCATCCATCTTCATGTAGGAGAACCCGTACGTGCACAGAAAGGTAGAGAGGTAGGCGAGAAGGCAGAATTAGACATGTATGTCTCGGATATCCTCGTCATCTGCAATTGGTGGAGGGACATGAAGATTGTGAGATGAAGCTTCTTAAGTTGCTAAGGGACAAGAAAACATGTGGGTGGATTATATTGGTTTTtgcatattataaataattaatcattttGCCTGaacaatgaaaaatctaaataatAAAGAATAGAAAAGATAGATCGCGTCTTAGAGGAAAGAGACAATTTGCTTGAAATCTATTTAGCCAGTCATGGCAGGCGGCTTCTGtatcatattttatttgtttttgttttctcaTTGGGTTAAGTGATTTAGTTAACATGACTTCGTGTGATCATGATACGTTTAATATTTTCAGTTtaagtgtttagtattttcaatAATCATAATAGATATAAATGTTTTTTTGCTTCTACTTTCaatttaagtatttaatattACGATTGAaatgtttagtattttatataatGCATCACAAATAGCAAAAGTACTACACATTTAAACTAAAATGTTAAACATTTAAACTAAAATATTAAGTGTGTCATGGTGACACGGAATCATATTAGAAATTTCCTCACGTTAAGATATCAATTGTACACTTTGCCAACACAAGGACTTCTTTTTTGCTGCGGGATGGGACTTGAGAAATCCGTATCCTGCACTTAGTGGAGATCAAAATGAGATAATAGGAACTCATTAACAAGATAATCCTACTTAGTGGGGGAGTTGATTCGGATTAGGATGTAATTTTTCATgctttaattttgaatttacgAAGTTACCATCAAG is a genomic window containing:
- the LOC116205314 gene encoding probable receptor-like protein kinase At1g33260, which gives rise to MRRFLRYLRSKLAARCGMSTRGDAADNDCESCSGRGCELSLQLVKRYSWADIEALTENFATVIGCGGFSTVYLGRLSGGVGPAARLAAVKVHYGSERIHLAFKQELDILLRLHHENIVGFLGYCDDPESGALVFEYVSNGNLQEKLHSQHPALPWRARIRIAFQLAQALEYLHEKCALHVVHGDLKSSNILLDDALNCQLCDFGFAKLGFSSMVLPSPRSKHVMMGSPGYVDPQYLRTGVASKKNDMYSFGVIVLEMVMGMEAFCTDRGQVLAAIAAPVLEDLARRTAEEVMEMVDPKLSGEFDVEEAREMLSIAKLCLNQSPVLRPSAGRVLQIMNEKISSSVALCRSSPECLGKTPSNMAIYCPK